The bacterium genome has a segment encoding these proteins:
- a CDS encoding redox-sensing transcriptional repressor Rex yields RDAQESRGRGDVYKRQLSSDQIARENNLTAAQVRKDLSYFGAFGRRGLGYNVQSLYDTISRLLGLNKQWNVVLIGLGNIGRALVAYDGFRQRGFNIRLLIDSDPNKVNLKIKDLTIRPYSELRKLVPQLEIKIAILSVPAEAAQAAAEEVIAAGCRAILNFAPVTLQVPDSVYVRQENMAFEIESLSFLLTHEKRTQ; encoded by the coding sequence ACGAGATGCCCAGGAGTCTCGTGGGCGCGGAGATGTGTATAAGAGACAGCTCTCGAGCGATCAGATCGCCCGTGAGAATAATCTAACCGCAGCGCAAGTCCGGAAAGACCTCTCCTATTTTGGCGCTTTCGGACGGCGCGGACTCGGTTACAATGTGCAATCGCTCTACGATACGATTAGTCGATTGCTTGGTTTGAACAAGCAATGGAATGTCGTACTGATAGGGCTTGGAAACATCGGTCGGGCGCTCGTCGCCTACGACGGATTCCGGCAGCGCGGATTCAATATCCGGTTGTTAATCGACAGCGATCCGAACAAAGTCAATCTAAAGATTAAAGACCTCACGATTCGCCCCTATTCCGAACTTCGGAAACTGGTGCCGCAACTCGAAATTAAAATTGCGATTCTGTCTGTACCGGCGGAAGCAGCACAGGCAGCAGCAGAGGAAGTAATCGCTGCCGGTTGTCGCGCGATCTTGAACTTTGCTCCGGTTACATTGCAGGTGCCTGATTCTGTCTATGTGCGGCAAGAGAATATGGCGTTTGAAATCGAATCGTTGAGTTTCCTGCTCACTCACGAAAAACGCACACAATAA
- a CDS encoding class I SAM-dependent methyltransferase, which yields MMLRRNPTPVSLRSTHSRVVSSSPYSALASLYDALMWHVDYVHWAQYLVQIARKYSLPNGAWCEGGCGTGNIALRIAKMGNSISGFDIAPAMIDAARKKALEQNLPVKFATASFNDFSVQDLAFLFVVYDGVNYLLKRSELEAFLLRASASLQFNGLFVFDICTERNSLRNLFDWRDSQSRNGYHYIRHSWYERERQLHHNDFEIVTDSDPDTVFIENHLQRIYYINDVVTLLKATPLQLIAILGDTTFSPGTEHNDRVHFVCRNRL from the coding sequence ATGATGCTGCGTCGTAATCCGACTCCCGTTAGTTTACGGTCAACGCATAGCCGAGTTGTATCTTCGTCGCCCTATTCAGCGTTAGCATCGCTCTACGATGCACTAATGTGGCACGTCGATTATGTCCATTGGGCGCAGTACCTCGTTCAGATTGCCCGCAAGTATTCGTTACCCAATGGCGCTTGGTGCGAAGGGGGCTGCGGTACCGGTAACATCGCACTGCGCATTGCAAAAATGGGTAACTCGATTTCCGGATTCGATATTGCTCCCGCGATGATCGATGCTGCTCGTAAGAAAGCGCTGGAACAAAACCTCCCTGTTAAATTTGCAACTGCATCATTCAACGATTTTTCCGTACAAGACCTCGCATTCCTGTTTGTCGTGTATGATGGCGTTAACTATTTACTGAAGCGCAGCGAGTTAGAGGCATTTCTATTACGCGCATCGGCATCCCTCCAGTTTAATGGTTTATTCGTTTTCGATATCTGTACTGAACGCAACTCGTTACGCAATTTGTTCGATTGGCGTGATAGTCAGTCCCGCAACGGTTACCATTACATCCGGCACAGTTGGTATGAACGCGAGCGGCAGCTTCATCACAACGATTTTGAAATTGTAACCGACTCCGATCCCGATACGGTTTTTATCGAAAACCACCTGCAGCGTATTTATTATATCAACGACGTGGTTACATTATTGAAAGCGACGCCGTTACAACTCATCGCAATCCTTGGCGACACGACCTTTTCGCCGGGTACCGAACATAAC